From one Acidobacteriota bacterium genomic stretch:
- a CDS encoding LPS-assembly protein LptD, translated as MRLHNPFTSCFLVAILCAATFAQQTNPVERQVANPVTDTPNVNPVGQQPEVKVSSRSQKSDSKPEGGDDEVVVYSDRQSVVGEEGKRVITHSGNVDVRYGIYRVQADNIVIYEAENRLVAEGSVVFDQGDDQRITGARADWNYKTKLGKFVDSTGFTNQTNDGTTIYFTADMVERVGLNEVIVKNGVFTACEEAVPKWSFTAEEARIKTNEVVKLKNAKFKVKDVTILPMPYVSIPIRKSDRKSGFLTPTIGFSPNKGVRLSTAYFKTLGKSADVTFRGDVYSSRGIGYGLDFRSRANSRSYFNFGFYAVKDRIFGAKASAENPDQGGSIVYAEGVQYFPNGFTAAADVRLTSNLAFRQVFSDGVQQIISPIEVSQGFINKSWNNYTLNLLARSQVISIPNVRIKTRNLPSINFDKRPSRLSFLKNVYFSFKASLEGVSRREEADNIQLYRSMVGRDPLVSPAIGQRFDIHPMIEMPLNTKYATFTIRAGTRVTYYSNSFNDMRQLVGRDVIRKYGEFEVDIRPVALARNFYGKKNEFLFRHVIEPFATYRFVKGVNNFNRIIRFDYADTATDTNEIEFGVTNRFYTRRFTEAVTEEARRRLSEDPGASKNPMSIQPYEIFTLTVRGKYFFDKTFGGALIPGQRNQIEPITSLSFYTFGGVPRRFSPINIDATYRPQKTIFWSTRMDVGVQGDGLRAVSTTIGYDTKLVKLFQTFYYTRGVTLTPTLAQYANADGKEAGTLRGSQWSPSLFLGNRDKGLYGGSSLFFDFQNRRAVKGSPLISSLFTLGYAYDCCSIAAQFYTFNVGVRKENRFVFSFKLNGIGAFGTEQFGQGLR; from the coding sequence ATGCGTCTTCATAACCCTTTTACAAGTTGTTTTTTGGTCGCGATCCTGTGCGCGGCGACGTTTGCGCAGCAGACGAATCCGGTCGAAAGGCAGGTTGCGAATCCGGTGACCGACACGCCGAATGTCAATCCCGTCGGGCAGCAGCCCGAAGTCAAGGTTTCGAGCCGGTCGCAGAAATCGGACTCAAAACCCGAAGGCGGCGACGACGAGGTGGTCGTCTATTCGGACAGGCAGTCGGTCGTCGGCGAAGAGGGAAAACGCGTCATCACACATTCCGGAAACGTCGATGTCCGGTACGGGATCTACCGCGTGCAGGCCGACAATATCGTCATCTACGAGGCCGAGAACCGTCTGGTCGCCGAAGGCAGCGTCGTTTTCGATCAGGGCGACGACCAGCGCATCACGGGCGCGAGGGCCGACTGGAACTACAAGACGAAACTCGGAAAGTTCGTCGATTCGACCGGCTTTACCAACCAGACCAACGACGGCACGACGATCTATTTTACGGCCGATATGGTCGAACGCGTCGGACTCAATGAGGTGATCGTCAAGAACGGTGTGTTCACGGCGTGCGAGGAAGCGGTCCCGAAATGGAGTTTTACGGCCGAGGAAGCGCGAATCAAGACAAACGAGGTCGTCAAGCTCAAAAATGCAAAGTTCAAGGTCAAGGACGTGACGATTCTACCGATGCCGTACGTTTCGATACCGATCCGCAAATCCGACCGGAAATCGGGATTTCTGACGCCGACCATCGGTTTCTCGCCAAACAAGGGCGTCCGCCTTTCGACGGCATATTTCAAAACGCTCGGAAAATCGGCCGACGTCACCTTTCGCGGCGACGTTTACAGCTCGCGCGGGATCGGTTACGGGCTCGACTTTCGGTCGCGGGCAAACTCGCGTTCGTATTTCAACTTCGGGTTTTACGCGGTTAAGGACCGCATCTTCGGCGCGAAGGCGAGCGCCGAGAATCCCGATCAGGGCGGGTCGATCGTTTACGCCGAAGGCGTTCAGTATTTTCCCAACGGTTTCACCGCCGCCGCCGACGTCCGCCTGACATCGAATCTCGCCTTTCGGCAGGTCTTCTCCGACGGCGTCCAACAGATCATCTCGCCGATCGAGGTTTCGCAGGGATTCATCAACAAAAGCTGGAACAATTACACGCTGAACCTGCTCGCGCGTTCACAGGTCATCTCGATACCGAACGTCCGCATCAAGACGCGCAATTTGCCGAGCATCAATTTCGACAAGCGGCCGAGCCGACTCTCGTTTTTGAAGAATGTCTACTTTTCGTTCAAGGCCAGTCTTGAAGGCGTTTCGCGGCGCGAGGAAGCCGACAACATCCAACTCTATCGGAGTATGGTCGGACGCGACCCGCTGGTGTCGCCGGCGATCGGTCAACGGTTCGACATCCATCCGATGATCGAAATGCCGCTCAACACGAAATACGCGACCTTCACGATTCGCGCCGGAACGCGCGTCACCTACTACTCCAACTCGTTCAACGATATGCGGCAGCTGGTCGGCCGCGATGTCATACGCAAATACGGAGAATTCGAAGTCGACATTCGTCCGGTCGCGCTCGCGCGAAATTTCTACGGAAAAAAGAACGAGTTTCTTTTCCGGCACGTCATCGAACCGTTCGCGACGTATCGGTTTGTCAAAGGCGTCAACAACTTCAACCGGATCATTCGGTTTGACTACGCCGACACCGCGACCGACACGAACGAGATCGAGTTCGGCGTCACCAACCGATTCTACACACGCCGCTTTACGGAAGCCGTGACCGAAGAGGCGCGGCGCCGTTTGAGCGAGGATCCGGGCGCAAGCAAGAATCCGATGAGCATTCAGCCGTATGAGATCTTCACCCTGACGGTCCGCGGCAAATACTTTTTCGACAAGACATTCGGCGGGGCGCTGATCCCCGGACAGCGAAACCAGATCGAACCGATCACGAGCCTTAGCTTTTACACTTTCGGAGGCGTCCCGCGGCGGTTTTCGCCGATCAACATCGACGCGACCTATCGCCCGCAGAAAACGATCTTCTGGAGCACGCGGATGGACGTCGGCGTTCAGGGAGACGGTCTGCGGGCGGTATCGACGACGATCGGCTACGACACCAAGCTCGTCAAACTGTTCCAGACCTTCTACTACACCCGCGGCGTGACGCTGACCCCGACGCTCGCGCAATATGCGAATGCGGACGGAAAAGAAGCCGGAACACTGCGCGGTTCGCAGTGGAGTCCGTCGCTGTTTTTGGGAAACCGCGACAAGGGACTCTACGGCGGATCTTCCCTGTTCTTCGATTTCCAGAACCGCCGCGCCGTCAAAGGATCGCCGCTCATCAGTTCGCTCTTCACGCTCGGCTACGCCTATGACTGCTGCTCGATCGCCGCGCAATTCTACACCTTCAACGTCGGCGTCAGAAAAGAAAACCGATTCGTCTTCAGCTTCAAGCTAAATGGAATCGGTGCTTTCGGAACCGAACAGTTCGGCCAGGGATTGCGTTGA
- a CDS encoding DUF808 domain-containing protein, which yields MASGIFAVLDDIAMLMDDVALASKIATKKTAGILGDDLAVNAEKATGFVSSRELPVLWAITKGSFINKLIIVPLAFILNVIFPPAIIIALLVGGIYLAYEGVEKILHWIFHRNDHSHPVSEPHPEDSEAEEKSKIKSAISTDFILSVEIVIIALGTVLDKPLTTQILTVSIVALIATVGVYGLVAMIVRMDDIGYKIIGSPENKGFSAKFGQFLVNLLPKIIRLLSVVGTIALILVAGGIFAHNIDFLHHLLPQVPSIIKEALFGIIAGLIAVGAVTIIKKVISSFRKTES from the coding sequence ATGGCATCAGGTATTTTTGCAGTTTTAGATGATATTGCTATGTTGATGGACGATGTTGCTTTAGCCAGCAAAATCGCCACGAAAAAAACAGCGGGAATATTGGGTGATGATCTCGCGGTCAATGCGGAAAAAGCGACGGGTTTTGTTTCTTCGCGTGAACTGCCTGTTTTGTGGGCAATCACTAAAGGCTCATTCATTAACAAACTCATCATTGTTCCGTTAGCATTTATCTTAAACGTGATCTTTCCGCCGGCGATCATTATCGCGTTGCTGGTAGGAGGAATTTATTTGGCGTATGAAGGCGTTGAAAAAATCCTTCATTGGATATTTCATCGCAACGATCATTCTCATCCCGTCTCAGAACCACATCCCGAAGACAGCGAGGCGGAAGAAAAGTCAAAGATTAAATCAGCGATCTCAACCGATTTTATTTTGTCGGTTGAAATAGTAATCATCGCGTTGGGAACTGTTTTGGACAAGCCGCTGACAACTCAAATACTTACTGTTTCTATCGTCGCTTTGATTGCGACGGTCGGCGTCTACGGACTGGTCGCCATGATTGTCAGAATGGATGATATCGGCTATAAAATCATCGGTTCGCCCGAAAACAAAGGATTTTCCGCCAAATTTGGACAATTTTTGGTCAATTTGTTGCCTAAGATTATCCGTCTGTTAAGCGTCGTCGGCACAATTGCTCTGATTCTTGTCGCCGGAGGAATTTTTGCTCATAACATAGACTTTCTCCATCATCTTCTGCCGCAGGTTCCTTCGATTATTAAAGAAGCCCTCTTTGGAATTATCGCCGGTCTGATTGCGGTCGGTGCGGTAACGATAATCAAAAAAGTTATTTCATCATTTCGTAAAACCGAAAGCTGA
- a CDS encoding YdeI/OmpD-associated family protein gives MKPTFFSDQLLFRAWLEKNHETASELLVGYYKVGSGKPSMTWPESVDQALCFGWIDGIRRTIDRESYCIRFTPRKPKSNWSAVNIAKIAELADKGLMKPAGIAAFERRTEDKSAIYAYENKPTAFDADLEALFRANPSAWEFFERQPNGYRRTLMYWVMSAKQAKTRNERMAKLIEASDKSERLR, from the coding sequence ATGAAACCAACTTTCTTCAGCGATCAACTCCTGTTTCGCGCTTGGCTCGAAAAGAATCACGAAACCGCGTCTGAACTGCTTGTCGGCTATTACAAGGTCGGGTCCGGCAAACCGTCGATGACGTGGCCGGAATCGGTCGATCAGGCGCTCTGTTTCGGATGGATCGACGGCATCCGCCGGACGATCGACCGCGAGAGTTACTGCATTCGATTCACGCCGCGAAAACCGAAAAGCAATTGGAGCGCAGTCAACATCGCAAAGATCGCGGAATTGGCCGACAAAGGCCTGATGAAACCAGCCGGAATCGCGGCGTTCGAACGCCGCACCGAGGACAAGTCCGCAATCTACGCTTACGAAAACAAACCGACCGCCTTCGACGCCGATCTTGAAGCGCTCTTCCGGGCAAATCCGTCCGCCTGGGAATTCTTCGAGCGTCAGCCCAATGGTTACCGACGCACGCTGATGTACTGGGTTATGTCGGCGAAACAGGCCAAGACCCGAAACGAACGTATGGCGAAACTGATCGAAGCTTCAGACAAGAGCGAACGGCTGCGTTGA
- a CDS encoding sigma-54-dependent Fis family transcriptional regulator, with the protein MSKPNILVVEDEELMRSILRQLLEGEGYTVFTAASAESGLEIFGATEIDVTLTDIKMPGMDGLELLSRIKAVDEDAFVIVMTAYSSVDSAIAALRRGVYDYVTKPFVNEDLLKTVRNALRTKALARENRALRRELDAKYGFSEIIGTSDALQKVFGLVEKVANTTAGILIQGESGTGKELIARALHFHSGRAAKAFLAVNCGALPESLLESELFGHTKGAFTGAVGEKKGLFRAADGGTLFLDEIGEMPVGLQVKLLRAIQEQEVLPVGATAAVKFDARIIAATNKNLEKEVAENRFREDLFYRLNVIEINLPPLRERREDIPLLAKHFAAKTARNQNAADKPIDQEALRALVGYSWPGNIRELENAVERAFILSGDEIDAGSLPPKVIADSQHAFDMRDPEGIRPTLDEMERRYIVEVLKSVDDDKNQAASILGIDLSTLYRKMKKYEEL; encoded by the coding sequence ATGAGCAAGCCCAATATTCTGGTGGTCGAAGACGAGGAACTGATGCGGTCGATACTGCGCCAACTGCTTGAGGGCGAAGGCTACACCGTCTTCACGGCGGCGAGCGCCGAAAGCGGGCTCGAGATCTTCGGTGCGACCGAGATCGACGTTACGCTGACCGACATCAAGATGCCAGGAATGGACGGACTCGAACTTCTTTCGCGCATCAAGGCGGTCGACGAGGACGCGTTCGTGATCGTGATGACGGCTTATTCGTCGGTCGATTCGGCGATCGCCGCGCTCCGGCGCGGAGTTTATGATTACGTCACCAAACCGTTCGTCAACGAAGATCTCCTCAAAACCGTGCGCAACGCCCTGCGGACGAAGGCTTTGGCGCGTGAGAACCGCGCGCTCCGGCGGGAGTTGGACGCGAAGTACGGCTTTTCCGAGATCATCGGAACCAGCGACGCCCTGCAAAAGGTCTTCGGTCTCGTCGAAAAGGTCGCGAACACGACCGCCGGAATTCTGATCCAGGGCGAGTCCGGAACGGGAAAAGAGCTGATCGCGCGGGCGCTCCATTTTCACAGCGGCCGCGCCGCCAAGGCGTTTCTCGCCGTCAACTGCGGCGCGCTGCCTGAGAGTTTGCTCGAAAGCGAACTGTTCGGCCATACGAAGGGCGCGTTCACCGGCGCCGTCGGCGAAAAGAAAGGGCTGTTCCGCGCGGCCGACGGCGGAACGCTTTTTCTCGACGAGATCGGCGAAATGCCGGTCGGGCTCCAGGTTAAACTTTTGCGCGCGATCCAGGAGCAGGAAGTGCTGCCGGTCGGCGCGACCGCCGCGGTCAAGTTCGACGCCCGGATCATCGCCGCGACGAACAAGAACCTTGAAAAGGAAGTCGCGGAAAACCGCTTTCGCGAAGATCTTTTCTACCGGCTAAACGTGATCGAGATCAACCTGCCGCCGCTCCGCGAGCGCCGCGAGGATATTCCTTTGCTGGCGAAGCATTTTGCCGCCAAGACCGCGCGGAATCAAAACGCCGCCGACAAGCCGATCGATCAGGAAGCGCTGCGGGCGCTGGTCGGATATTCCTGGCCCGGCAACATCCGCGAATTGGAGAACGCCGTCGAGCGGGCGTTCATCCTGTCGGGCGACGAGATCGATGCCGGCAGTCTGCCGCCGAAAGTCATCGCGGATTCGCAGCACGCGTTCGATATGCGCGATCCCGAAGGGATCCGTCCGACGCTCGACGAAATGGAGCGTCGTTATATTGTTGAAGTGTTGAAGTCCGTCGATGATGACAAGAATCAGGCGGCGAGCATTCTCGGGATCGATCTCTCGACGCTGTACCGCAAGATGAAGAAGTATGAAGAACTCTAG
- a CDS encoding nucleotidyltransferase, which translates to MSVSTNFNAFCDDLRISSNKRSTISTRYLAICKRLNKDYWDMDTTSGGRYVGSYGRNTANGWVSDIDMLFEMPWSIYNKYNEYLGNGQSALLQSIKNSIAKTYSTTSLRGDGQIIQVAFSDKSQFEVLPAFKNTDGSYTFADSNSGGSWKKTNPVPEIEAVSSGDNLTNNNLRRLCRMARAWKFFCSVPINGLLIDTLAYRFLTNWSNKDQSYLYYDWMSRDFFAYLKNQETSKSIWYAIGSSQVIYNPDNFRYKATIAFNKSLEAIKLDSESKEWSCKQKWREIYGHRFPD; encoded by the coding sequence ATGAGCGTTTCAACCAACTTCAATGCTTTCTGTGATGACCTAAGAATTAGCAGTAATAAACGATCAACAATATCTACTCGTTATCTAGCGATATGTAAAAGGCTAAACAAGGATTATTGGGATATGGATACGACTTCAGGCGGACGTTACGTTGGTTCATATGGTCGAAATACAGCCAACGGATGGGTCAGCGATATTGACATGTTATTTGAAATGCCTTGGTCCATCTACAACAAATACAACGAGTATCTCGGCAATGGTCAATCTGCCCTTTTGCAATCAATAAAAAATTCGATAGCTAAAACTTATTCCACCACTTCATTAAGAGGTGACGGTCAAATTATTCAGGTTGCTTTTTCGGACAAATCACAATTTGAAGTTTTACCAGCTTTTAAGAATACAGATGGTTCTTATACGTTTGCGGATTCAAATAGCGGTGGTTCTTGGAAAAAGACAAATCCAGTTCCTGAAATTGAGGCTGTTTCAAGTGGTGATAACTTAACAAATAATAATTTACGTCGTCTATGCCGAATGGCAAGGGCTTGGAAATTCTTCTGTAGCGTTCCAATAAATGGATTATTGATTGATACTTTAGCCTATCGGTTTTTGACGAATTGGAGTAATAAAGATCAGTCTTATCTCTATTACGATTGGATGAGTAGGGATTTTTTTGCGTATCTAAAGAATCAAGAAACATCTAAATCAATTTGGTATGCAATTGGAAGCAGTCAAGTTATTTATAATCCCGACAATTTTAGATATAAGGCAACAATTGCATTTAATAAATCATTGGAAGCAATTAAACTTGATAGTGAAAGTAAAGAATGGTCTTGCAAACAAAAGTGGAGAGAAATTTATGGACACAGATTCCCAGATTAA
- a CDS encoding SUMF1/EgtB/PvdO family nonheme iron enzyme — translation MGRIRQFAFRMAASVAAFALLLQFLSVASDAQDGRQLTRESLAGNEARTALVIGNGKYQNVSTLENPVNDATDMAETLRGLGFEVITGTDANLVQMRRLIREFGEKLEAKKGIGLVFYAGHGVEVRGKNFLIPVDADISREVETEDYAIDVNSILRQMDAAGNGFNIVILDACRNNPFSRGWSRSADSGGLANVTAPTGTYIAYAAAPGTTASDGKGTRNGVFTGALLKNLRKPNLKLEEVFKSTREEVMTVTSNKQVPWDSSSIKGDFYFQRSAAPTSVANIPTVAPASAAAQEAEAWDLVKESKDPGDLRLFLKEFPNGTNSATARIRLDGLVWESAKRSNDKALVEAYLGEFPNGANSAAARIKLRQIEAAASVSTKETPVTKQETVAPGTIRKNASGIELVWIPPGDFMMGSPKGDSDERPVRKVTFAKGFWMGRFEITQGQWRALIGSNPSSFVRCGDDCPVETVNWDDAVAFVAKLNASDTEFTYSLPSEAQWEYAARAGTLGDYYGDAGEIAWTIGNSKASPHPVGKKLANAWGLYDMSGNVWEWCADLYSENGYAGLPSDGSPNLTVGDPKYRVQRGGSWGSFDGKSRSPNRGKEEVSRRYHLNGFRIVAVRK, via the coding sequence ATGGGTAGAATCAGACAATTTGCTTTCAGAATGGCCGCATCGGTCGCGGCCTTTGCATTGCTGCTGCAGTTCCTTTCGGTCGCATCCGACGCGCAGGACGGGCGGCAGTTGACGCGGGAAAGTCTGGCCGGCAATGAAGCGCGGACGGCGCTTGTTATCGGGAACGGCAAATATCAGAATGTCTCGACGCTCGAGAATCCGGTCAACGACGCAACCGATATGGCCGAGACATTAAGAGGGCTCGGGTTTGAGGTCATCACCGGAACGGACGCGAATCTCGTTCAAATGCGGCGTTTGATCCGCGAGTTCGGCGAAAAGCTAGAAGCGAAAAAGGGAATCGGGCTCGTCTTTTATGCCGGTCACGGCGTCGAGGTCCGCGGCAAGAACTTTCTGATCCCGGTCGACGCCGACATCTCGCGCGAGGTCGAAACCGAAGATTACGCAATCGACGTCAATTCGATCCTGCGGCAGATGGATGCCGCCGGCAATGGCTTCAACATCGTCATCCTCGACGCCTGCCGCAACAATCCGTTCTCGCGCGGCTGGAGCCGCAGCGCAGATTCGGGCGGCCTCGCCAACGTCACCGCGCCGACCGGAACATACATCGCCTACGCCGCCGCGCCGGGCACGACCGCCTCGGACGGCAAGGGAACGCGAAACGGAGTCTTTACGGGCGCGCTGCTGAAAAACCTTCGAAAACCGAATCTCAAACTCGAAGAGGTCTTCAAATCGACGCGCGAAGAAGTGATGACGGTAACCTCCAACAAACAGGTGCCGTGGGATTCATCGTCGATCAAGGGCGATTTTTACTTTCAGCGAAGCGCCGCGCCGACATCCGTCGCGAACATCCCGACGGTTGCGCCGGCGAGCGCTGCAGCGCAGGAAGCCGAAGCGTGGGACCTCGTCAAGGAGAGCAAAGATCCGGGCGATCTGCGGCTGTTCCTCAAGGAGTTTCCGAACGGAACGAACTCCGCGACGGCACGCATCAGACTCGACGGACTGGTTTGGGAATCTGCTAAAAGATCGAACGACAAAGCCTTGGTCGAAGCCTATCTCGGCGAGTTCCCAAATGGCGCAAATTCGGCTGCGGCCAGGATCAAGCTCCGCCAGATTGAAGCGGCGGCGTCCGTGTCGACGAAAGAAACACCGGTTACTAAACAGGAGACGGTCGCGCCCGGAACGATTCGCAAGAACGCCTCGGGGATCGAACTCGTTTGGATCCCGCCGGGCGACTTTATGATGGGTTCCCCTAAAGGCGATTCGGATGAGAGGCCGGTTCGAAAGGTGACATTTGCCAAGGGATTTTGGATGGGCAGATTCGAGATCACGCAAGGCCAATGGCGAGCGTTGATCGGCAGCAATCCGAGCTCGTTCGTCAGGTGCGGCGACGATTGCCCGGTGGAAACCGTCAATTGGGACGACGCGGTCGCGTTCGTTGCGAAGTTGAATGCATCGGACACCGAGTTCACATATTCGCTCCCGTCGGAAGCTCAGTGGGAATACGCGGCGCGAGCCGGGACGCTCGGCGATTATTACGGAGACGCCGGCGAGATCGCGTGGACGATCGGCAATTCGAAGGCGTCGCCCCATCCGGTCGGCAAAAAGCTGGCGAACGCCTGGGGGCTTTATGATATGAGTGGAAACGTCTGGGAATGGTGCGCGGACCTATACAGCGAAAATGGATACGCGGGTCTGCCGAGCGACGGTTCGCCGAATCTGACCGTCGGCGATCCGAAATATCGCGTTCAGAGAGGCGGCTCGTGGGGAAGCTTTGACGGAAAGTCGCGTTCACCCAACCGGGGGAAGGAAGAGGTCTCAAGACGGTATCACCTGAACGGTTTCCGGATCGTCGCTGTCAGAAAATGA
- a CDS encoding SLATT domain-containing protein encodes MDTDSQIKVIEAQIRECFGRVVYSHKTHEKCADIISRRHNSIKISQIVLSALTTTGVLIAVFGENHIIGIITALLSATLFGINAFVKGYDLGEIAQKHSDSASDLWGIRENYLSLLTDLNANVLTLDEVIQKRDVLQESLAGVYKGSPRTISKAYKEASKALQVNEELTFSDKEIDMFLPVNLRKVKENNRLN; translated from the coding sequence ATGGACACAGATTCCCAGATTAAAGTCATTGAAGCACAAATTAGGGAGTGTTTCGGTCGAGTGGTTTATTCGCATAAGACGCATGAAAAATGTGCGGATATTATTTCAAGAAGGCACAATTCAATTAAGATATCTCAGATTGTGCTTTCTGCATTAACAACAACAGGAGTTCTTATCGCGGTTTTTGGGGAAAATCACATAATTGGGATTATAACAGCATTATTATCCGCGACCCTGTTTGGAATTAACGCATTTGTGAAAGGATATGACTTGGGTGAAATTGCTCAAAAACATTCCGATTCTGCATCGGATTTGTGGGGTATCAGGGAAAATTATTTATCTTTATTAACTGACCTGAACGCTAATGTATTGACACTTGATGAAGTTATTCAAAAAAGAGATGTTTTGCAAGAAAGTCTCGCTGGAGTGTATAAAGGCAGCCCTAGAACTATAAGTAAAGCATATAAAGAAGCATCAAAAGCTTTACAAGTGAATGAAGAATTAACTTTCTCAGACAAAGAAATTGATATGTTCTTACCAGTAAACTTACGAAAAGTTAAAGAAAACAATCGACTTAATTGA
- a CDS encoding methylmalonyl-CoA mutase family protein: protein MSEVKEALSEKDAEVERWEQETLQRVLDKTPERKASFEGVSLEPVDRLYTSADAAGDIGFPGEYPYKRGIHPTGYRGKLWTMRQFAGFSSPEETNRRFKYLLAQGQTGLSVAYDLPALMGLDCDSPLSEGEVGKCGVAVTSFADFEVLFDGINLEDVTVSQTINAPAWIFLAFYAALAEKQGADFKKISGTLQNDILKEYIAQKEWVYPIRPAMKLVIDTFEFSTKHLPKYNPISVSGYHIREAGATALQELAFTLRDGVEYVQYGLDRGLDLDEFVPRLSFFFNAHNDFFEEIAKYRAARVIWAQTMKERFGAKNPRTMQMRFHTQTAGVSLTVQQPLNNIARVAIQALAGVLGGTQSLHTDSYDEALALPTDQAALIALRTQQIIAEETGVANTVDPLGGSYYVESLTQKMIDGCFDYFEKIDGFGGMVEAVEIGFPQREIQESAYQYQKSLERREQIIVGVNKYAMASEIHKTDILQIDENVRDHQMARLEATRQKRDAGEVANCLEKLKKASLADENLMPATIEAVKAYCTVEEICTALRDVYGIYEEPAF, encoded by the coding sequence ATGTCAGAGGTTAAAGAAGCATTGTCGGAAAAGGACGCGGAAGTCGAACGTTGGGAACAGGAGACGCTGCAGCGTGTTTTGGACAAGACTCCGGAAAGAAAAGCGAGTTTCGAGGGCGTATCGCTCGAACCGGTCGATCGCCTCTACACGAGCGCGGACGCCGCGGGCGACATCGGTTTTCCGGGCGAATATCCTTACAAACGCGGAATCCACCCGACCGGTTATCGCGGCAAACTCTGGACGATGCGCCAATTTGCGGGCTTTTCATCGCCGGAGGAAACGAACCGGCGTTTCAAGTATCTGCTGGCGCAGGGCCAAACCGGATTGTCGGTCGCGTACGATCTTCCGGCCTTGATGGGGCTTGATTGCGATTCGCCGCTCTCCGAGGGCGAAGTCGGAAAATGCGGCGTCGCGGTGACGTCGTTTGCGGACTTCGAAGTCCTGTTTGACGGGATCAATCTCGAGGATGTGACCGTTTCGCAGACGATCAACGCGCCGGCCTGGATATTTCTCGCCTTCTACGCGGCGCTCGCCGAAAAGCAGGGCGCGGACTTCAAAAAGATATCCGGCACGCTCCAAAATGACATTCTGAAGGAGTACATCGCGCAAAAGGAATGGGTCTACCCGATCCGTCCGGCGATGAAACTCGTCATCGACACGTTCGAGTTTTCGACGAAGCATCTGCCGAAATACAATCCGATCTCGGTCAGCGGCTATCATATCCGCGAGGCGGGAGCGACGGCACTCCAGGAACTTGCGTTCACTTTGCGCGACGGCGTCGAGTATGTTCAGTACGGCCTCGACCGCGGACTCGATCTCGACGAATTCGTGCCGCGCCTTTCGTTTTTCTTCAACGCGCATAACGACTTTTTCGAAGAGATCGCGAAATACCGCGCGGCCCGCGTGATCTGGGCCCAAACGATGAAGGAACGGTTCGGAGCCAAGAATCCGCGGACGATGCAGATGAGGTTTCACACGCAGACGGCCGGCGTTTCGCTGACCGTACAGCAGCCGCTCAACAACATCGCGCGCGTCGCGATCCAGGCGCTTGCGGGTGTTTTGGGCGGAACCCAATCGCTTCATACGGATTCCTACGACGAGGCGCTCGCGCTTCCGACCGATCAGGCGGCGCTGATCGCGCTCCGGACGCAGCAGATCATCGCCGAGGAAACGGGCGTCGCGAACACGGTCGACCCGCTCGGCGGTTCGTATTATGTCGAGTCGCTGACGCAAAAGATGATCGACGGCTGTTTCGATTATTTTGAAAAGATCGACGGTTTCGGCGGAATGGTCGAAGCGGTCGAGATCGGATTTCCGCAGCGCGAGATCCAGGAATCGGCGTATCAGTATCAGAAGTCGCTCGAACGCCGCGAACAGATCATCGTCGGCGTCAACAAATACGCGATGGCGAGCGAGATCCACAAGACCGACATTCTTCAGATCGACGAAAACGTCCGCGACCATCAGATGGCGCGGCTTGAGGCGACCAGGCAAAAGCGGGATGCGGGCGAAGTCGCCAACTGCCTTGAAAAGCTCAAAAAAGCGTCGCTCGCCGACGAGAACCTGATGCCGGCGACGATCGAAGCGGTCAAGGCTTATTGCACCGTCGAGGAGATCTGCACCGCGTTGCGAGACGTTTACGGGATCTACGAGGAACCGGCATTTTGA